In Reichenbachiella agarivorans, one genomic interval encodes:
- a CDS encoding sulfatase-like hydrolase/transferase produces MKVFLKTSLLLFLLCFVYRQSRAQDPLPNIIVIITDQHTGKIMTQRGYNHISTPGIDKLAAEGTLFTKSYVTYPVCTFSRKSMITGVMPHKLDDVTVATSVGKTLKDAGYDTGYFGKWHVGTTKLDEIEDWHGFDSYYENYYDSTIYKESKAFLDQPRSSPFFMITSYNNPHDACELARNISGGNDKYHDGEVDEAMDLASCPPLPFNYEIPLNEAEGHYSRRDQDPDDQHYSSHPTKTWTDTEWRQYLYGYDRLLEKVDKRIEDLVDDLDSRGLLENTVIIYTSDHGDGRAAHKWNQKKSFYEESVNVPFIISWKGKTQAGVIDNTTLVSSGLDLYPTILQFAGIDIPASLHGIDLSPAALTTPTGTITPRDYVVSENVQSVYTGSTGGKFNGRMVVTNEFKYMLFDKGVNREQLYDLTTDPGELTPVTDDPAYQTDIADMRQKLKDWVAETGDDFDVDSYVAELEASAELDNIKLNGQSITSFSPGLKNYSIFINPVETITVEAFPMNSASTVTITPPTDLSGDEQARTTTVVVVSEDTNSTNTYSIVVGFTDESALVPSHDAYIRGGEYADTNFGLEADLDVKQGGNPDFYRKTFLTFDVRDFTSVSSAILKVHTTTTKAAPVTLYETDNNWDETTITWNNAPALGNEISTQQIGNIKQYYEWDVTSYVHDNAGSMVSFGFYDPSADNSHITFTSKDALGNHPQLVIIPGDDEDEENDDDEEDDDEINDILLEVEPGTQEINIYPNPIHDGILYIDLPNHDGSKIDISITDMQGKVIYQNQTQNIGLIKIDTNLWLTKGLYVIGIKTQKATTISKLIVR; encoded by the coding sequence ATGAAAGTATTCTTAAAAACAAGTCTTTTATTATTTCTGCTGTGCTTTGTCTACCGACAGAGTAGAGCCCAAGACCCACTACCCAATATCATCGTAATCATCACGGATCAGCACACTGGAAAAATCATGACCCAGCGTGGATACAATCATATTTCCACTCCAGGGATAGACAAACTTGCCGCCGAAGGTACCCTCTTTACGAAAAGTTATGTCACCTATCCGGTATGTACATTTTCACGCAAGTCCATGATCACAGGTGTAATGCCACACAAACTCGATGATGTAACTGTTGCCACTTCTGTAGGCAAAACGCTAAAAGATGCTGGGTATGATACTGGCTACTTTGGCAAATGGCACGTAGGCACCACCAAACTAGATGAAATCGAAGATTGGCATGGATTTGACTCCTACTACGAAAACTACTATGACAGTACCATATACAAAGAGAGCAAAGCCTTCTTGGATCAACCACGTAGCTCACCATTCTTTATGATTACGTCATACAACAACCCCCATGATGCCTGCGAACTGGCACGTAATATCTCGGGAGGCAATGACAAGTATCACGATGGCGAAGTAGATGAAGCCATGGATCTGGCTTCATGCCCTCCGCTACCTTTTAACTATGAGATCCCACTCAATGAAGCCGAAGGACACTACTCTAGAAGAGATCAAGATCCCGATGACCAACATTACAGCTCCCATCCAACTAAAACTTGGACAGATACAGAGTGGAGACAATATTTGTATGGGTATGACCGCCTCCTTGAAAAAGTTGACAAGCGAATAGAAGACTTAGTCGATGATCTGGATAGTAGAGGCTTGCTAGAAAATACAGTGATCATCTATACCTCTGATCATGGTGACGGGCGTGCTGCTCACAAATGGAATCAAAAAAAGTCATTCTATGAAGAATCAGTCAATGTCCCTTTCATCATCTCATGGAAAGGAAAAACACAGGCTGGTGTAATTGACAATACTACATTGGTGTCCAGTGGTTTGGATCTGTACCCTACGATTCTCCAGTTTGCAGGCATCGACATCCCTGCATCGCTCCATGGCATAGACCTATCACCAGCTGCTTTGACGACCCCTACTGGCACCATTACTCCGAGGGACTATGTGGTTTCTGAAAATGTACAAAGTGTCTACACAGGCAGTACAGGTGGAAAGTTCAACGGCCGAATGGTCGTAACCAACGAATTCAAATATATGCTATTCGACAAAGGGGTAAACAGAGAGCAGCTCTACGATCTCACTACCGATCCAGGCGAGCTCACTCCAGTCACAGATGATCCTGCATACCAAACGGACATAGCAGATATGCGCCAAAAACTAAAGGACTGGGTTGCAGAAACTGGAGATGATTTTGACGTAGACAGTTACGTAGCAGAGCTCGAAGCGAGTGCAGAACTCGACAACATCAAGCTCAATGGCCAGTCTATTACGAGCTTTTCTCCCGGTCTCAAAAACTACAGTATATTCATCAACCCAGTAGAGACTATCACGGTAGAAGCTTTCCCTATGAATTCAGCTTCGACAGTCACTATTACTCCTCCAACTGATCTCAGTGGAGATGAACAAGCGCGAACAACCACAGTGGTGGTGGTCTCCGAAGACACCAATTCTACCAATACATACAGTATAGTAGTTGGGTTCACAGACGAATCGGCACTCGTCCCCTCACATGATGCGTATATTCGAGGTGGAGAATACGCTGATACCAATTTTGGATTAGAAGCTGATCTGGATGTCAAGCAAGGAGGAAATCCAGATTTTTATCGAAAAACCTTCCTTACCTTTGACGTGAGAGATTTCACCAGTGTGTCTAGCGCCATTCTAAAAGTACACACCACCACTACCAAGGCCGCTCCAGTTACGCTCTACGAAACTGATAATAACTGGGATGAAACAACCATAACGTGGAACAATGCACCAGCATTGGGTAATGAGATATCTACCCAACAGATCGGCAACATCAAGCAATACTACGAATGGGATGTTACTTCATATGTTCATGACAATGCAGGAAGCATGGTCAGTTTTGGATTCTACGATCCATCAGCAGACAACTCTCACATCACCTTTACCAGTAAAGATGCTCTCGGAAACCATCCACAGCTTGTTATCATACCTGGCGATGACGAAGATGAGGAAAATGATGATGATGAAGAAGATGATGATGAGATCAATGACATCCTTCTGGAGGTAGAACCTGGCACCCAAGAAATCAACATCTATCCCAACCCTATTCATGATGGTATTCTCTATATAGATTTACCCAACCATGATGGCTCAAAAATAGATATCTCCATCACTGATATGCAAGGCAAAGTAATCTATCAAAATCAAACACAAAATATCGGTTTGATCAAAATTGATACAAACCTGTGGTTGACCAAGGGGTTATACGTGATTGGAATCAAAACGCAAAAGGCTACAACCATATCAAAACTGATTGTGCGCTAA
- a CDS encoding sulfatase, with product MNKICTMLLLSAVASSCMPTSQTNEVVSPNVLFISIDDLNDWEGSMMGHTQAITPNMDRLFESGVLFTNAHCSQAVCTASRNSVLSGIHPSSSGWYTNGAAMKKNYDEVMADHKMLPEYFKDQGYHTYATGKVFHNGESDFSDRTGDFWTEYAPRFWNDMDEKIEKTGYGYRGKMFFPFPKDGGQMVQLYGEDTINNFYRQNNRFYSLAGGPLSDDEIPENGMYDEQIADWAIEKISKKQDKPFFMAVGFIRPHVPYTAPQKYFDLYNIDSVHVPVVPDNEFEDIPIMGKAIAYGYTPRGGWGDVSQRQEILPELVHAYLACVSFVDDQVGRVLEALENSPNADNTIIVLWSDHGQHLGEKRHFRKQALWEEATRVPLFFRVPGNQHVGHQSKQVVSLLDIYPTLAELCGLPVPKKLEGESLVSLLDNPKLNKDKPVLTTWLYKNHAVRSNDWRYILYRDGGEELYHHGTDPGEHTNLAFDPQYAQVIAEHKKWLPAHDALPAGETEWKGDNLDRLVEEWTVNDTMPDWLK from the coding sequence ATGAACAAAATATGCACTATGCTATTGTTGTCAGCTGTGGCGAGTAGCTGCATGCCGACGAGCCAAACAAATGAGGTGGTTTCACCTAATGTACTTTTTATATCCATAGATGATCTCAACGATTGGGAGGGATCAATGATGGGACACACGCAGGCCATCACACCCAACATGGATAGACTTTTTGAAAGCGGGGTGTTGTTTACCAACGCGCACTGCTCGCAAGCGGTCTGCACCGCTTCTCGAAACTCAGTCCTCAGTGGTATCCATCCTTCGTCTTCAGGCTGGTACACCAATGGAGCTGCCATGAAAAAGAACTATGATGAGGTGATGGCTGATCACAAAATGTTGCCAGAGTACTTCAAAGATCAAGGCTACCATACCTATGCCACAGGGAAAGTCTTTCACAATGGAGAGTCCGACTTTTCTGATAGGACGGGGGATTTCTGGACGGAATATGCTCCGCGTTTTTGGAATGATATGGATGAAAAAATAGAGAAGACAGGCTATGGCTATCGTGGCAAAATGTTCTTCCCTTTTCCAAAAGATGGAGGTCAGATGGTGCAGCTGTATGGCGAGGATACAATCAATAATTTCTATAGACAAAACAACCGATTTTATTCTTTGGCAGGTGGGCCATTGAGCGATGATGAAATACCTGAGAATGGCATGTACGATGAACAAATAGCTGACTGGGCCATTGAAAAAATCAGCAAAAAACAAGATAAGCCATTTTTTATGGCAGTAGGATTCATTCGACCACATGTGCCCTATACTGCACCTCAAAAATACTTTGACTTATATAACATCGACTCGGTACATGTCCCAGTCGTACCAGACAATGAATTTGAAGACATTCCTATCATGGGAAAAGCTATCGCCTATGGATATACACCACGAGGAGGCTGGGGTGATGTGTCTCAAAGACAGGAAATATTGCCAGAATTGGTACATGCTTATTTGGCATGTGTTTCATTTGTCGATGACCAGGTGGGGAGAGTACTCGAAGCATTGGAAAATAGCCCTAATGCAGATAATACAATCATAGTACTGTGGTCTGATCACGGTCAGCATTTGGGTGAAAAGCGCCATTTTAGAAAGCAAGCACTTTGGGAAGAGGCTACTAGAGTTCCTCTGTTTTTTCGTGTGCCTGGCAATCAACATGTGGGTCATCAAAGCAAACAGGTAGTGAGCTTGCTAGATATCTATCCGACTTTGGCCGAACTGTGTGGATTACCAGTACCTAAAAAACTAGAGGGAGAAAGCTTGGTTTCGTTGTTAGACAACCCAAAGCTGAATAAAGACAAGCCTGTTTTGACTACTTGGCTGTATAAAAATCATGCAGTGAGAAGTAATGATTGGCGATACATCTTGTACCGAGATGGAGGTGAGGAGCTGTATCATCATGGGACAGACCCTGGTGAGCACACCAATCTAGCTTTTGATCCTCAGTATGCGCAGGTAATCGCTGAGCATAAGAAATGGCTCCCAGCCCACGATGCGTTGCCCGCTGGTGAAACAGAATGGAAGGGGGATAATTTGGATAGGTTAGTAGAAGAATGGACAGTCAATGATACCATGCCTGATTGGTTGAAGTAA
- a CDS encoding CBM96 family carbohydrate-binding protein codes for MKPIFQAKVLIALIFLVIRPGYATEPTTYMSTANLMTRAVLDISNPVSLTAIDDAYVKGGANSSTNYGSASILEIKQGSIANYYRKSYVKFDLSSLTTADSAVVRLYTNSSGSVPIVVYKTSNSWDESTVTWDNAPALGTAIATTVIGSTNQYYDWDVSAYIQDNLGSTISFAFYDASASNTTVEFSSKEGANAPKLIVYCSPPVDPTSLTATVASSSAIDLSWSDNADNETGYKVERKAGAGAFAEIASLGANSTSYSDAGLSSLTYYTYRVSAYNVGGSSYSNEANETTLGTPITYTYDVSEDAFVKGGTNADTNYGSDSNLEVKQGSTANFFRKSFLKFDLSNQGLTTVSQATVRVYANSVSATTITAFELSDAWSEHTVTWNSAPSDGSSITSEALSTENVYYEFDVTAYVQSQISGDGVVSVSLWDASATNKIVNFNSNDAATNRPELVIETFTTTADPSGITGYFVDGINGNDANDGLTEATAWKTFTNVNATTFAANDTILLKAGNTWFEPFYPKGSGTSGNPIVLTSYGVGPLPIIDAQGAILSGFSSSASLILYNQEYWEITNVHVKNYAAHEGESPLLKNAIAITGNNAGTLHDINISNIEVSEVNGKLDTRTNGGIAYLIRGTDGTPVPTNFDGVKIENCYIHDVSNCGVFTDSRWDTRDQFTSFGQTTLDGSTNDWYPSYNIEVRNNRFERTGGNGMVLRVADGPLVEYNTFYMCGLYTTGNASYPFNCDNALWQYNEASHTVYNEGDADASGFDSDYYCKNTIIQYNYSHDNDYGSLLITSRGESARNFNVGTIVRYNVFENDGHHMIRVSGTPTNSHVYNNVFYVGEDLDGMEVLWHKNWGGYSDSTFYSNNIFYIEGSNSVYDFELSTNNFFDHNIFYGNHDSTEPTDANKITANPLFVNPGTGGFGFGTLDGYQLQSGSPAINAGANITGNGGFDFWGNTLSDSYTDIGAFEYDNPSARLFKVAVDEVVAHANQLNIYPNPLSHGVLTIDLKGYTDVNQVEIMISDLTGQMMYKTTIQNQSTIELDMHHLQRNSTYIVHVTSGQTVNYSKLLVR; via the coding sequence ATGAAACCAATTTTTCAAGCAAAGGTTCTAATTGCTTTGATATTTCTAGTCATCCGACCTGGATATGCAACAGAACCAACTACCTACATGAGTACAGCCAATCTTATGACAAGAGCTGTATTAGACATTTCAAATCCTGTCTCTCTGACTGCCATAGACGATGCGTATGTCAAAGGAGGAGCCAATTCAAGTACCAACTACGGTTCGGCATCTATTTTAGAAATCAAACAAGGCTCAATTGCCAACTACTACAGAAAATCGTATGTAAAATTTGATTTAAGTAGTTTGACGACTGCAGATAGCGCTGTGGTCAGGCTATATACCAACTCTTCTGGATCAGTACCTATTGTAGTGTACAAAACTTCCAATTCTTGGGATGAATCAACAGTTACGTGGGATAATGCACCCGCACTAGGCACAGCCATCGCCACTACAGTAATCGGATCTACCAATCAGTACTATGACTGGGACGTCTCTGCCTACATTCAGGACAATTTGGGCTCCACCATCAGTTTTGCATTTTATGATGCTTCTGCGAGCAATACTACTGTTGAGTTTAGTAGTAAAGAAGGTGCCAATGCCCCCAAATTGATTGTCTACTGTTCACCTCCTGTTGACCCCACATCACTGACGGCAACAGTAGCTTCTTCTAGTGCCATTGATTTGAGCTGGTCAGACAACGCAGACAACGAAACAGGCTATAAGGTAGAGAGAAAAGCTGGTGCAGGAGCATTTGCCGAAATCGCCAGTTTAGGAGCCAATAGCACTTCGTATAGCGATGCTGGATTGTCTAGTCTTACCTATTATACCTACCGCGTCTCGGCGTATAATGTGGGAGGCTCGTCCTACTCGAATGAAGCCAACGAAACTACGCTTGGTACGCCCATCACCTATACCTATGATGTTTCAGAAGATGCCTTCGTAAAAGGTGGTACCAATGCAGATACCAATTATGGGAGCGATTCAAACCTTGAAGTAAAACAAGGTAGCACAGCTAATTTTTTCCGTAAGAGTTTCCTAAAATTCGACTTGAGCAACCAAGGTTTGACTACAGTCAGTCAGGCCACAGTTCGAGTCTATGCCAATAGTGTCAGCGCTACGACCATCACTGCTTTCGAATTGAGCGACGCTTGGTCAGAGCATACCGTGACGTGGAATAGCGCACCTTCTGACGGAAGCAGCATTACATCTGAGGCCCTATCCACGGAAAATGTCTACTACGAATTTGACGTAACTGCCTACGTGCAATCGCAAATCTCAGGTGACGGTGTGGTGTCTGTCAGCTTATGGGATGCAAGTGCAACCAACAAGATCGTCAACTTCAACAGCAACGATGCAGCTACTAACAGGCCAGAGTTGGTTATCGAAACGTTCACTACCACAGCAGATCCTTCGGGGATCACGGGTTATTTCGTAGATGGCATCAATGGAAATGATGCGAACGATGGGTTGACAGAAGCTACAGCATGGAAAACATTCACGAATGTGAATGCCACTACTTTTGCTGCCAACGACACCATTCTGCTCAAAGCAGGCAATACTTGGTTCGAACCTTTCTACCCTAAGGGATCAGGTACGTCTGGCAACCCGATTGTACTGACCAGCTACGGTGTAGGCCCGCTGCCTATTATAGATGCTCAGGGTGCGATACTATCAGGATTTTCGTCTTCAGCTTCTCTTATCCTTTACAATCAGGAATATTGGGAAATCACCAATGTGCATGTAAAAAACTATGCAGCACACGAAGGTGAATCCCCTCTGTTGAAAAATGCCATTGCCATCACAGGCAACAACGCTGGCACCCTGCATGATATCAACATTAGCAACATAGAGGTGAGTGAAGTAAATGGAAAACTCGACACCAGAACAAACGGCGGAATTGCCTACCTCATTAGAGGAACCGATGGCACGCCAGTTCCGACCAATTTTGATGGTGTCAAGATTGAAAACTGCTACATTCATGATGTATCCAACTGTGGTGTATTCACCGATTCGAGATGGGATACACGAGATCAGTTCACCAGCTTTGGACAAACTACGTTGGATGGATCTACCAATGATTGGTATCCTAGCTACAACATCGAAGTACGAAACAACCGCTTTGAAAGAACGGGCGGCAATGGCATGGTGCTGCGTGTCGCTGATGGCCCACTCGTAGAATACAATACCTTCTACATGTGCGGACTATACACGACTGGCAATGCTTCCTACCCGTTCAATTGCGACAATGCCCTGTGGCAATACAACGAAGCAAGCCACACGGTGTACAATGAAGGTGATGCTGACGCAAGTGGATTTGATAGTGATTACTACTGTAAAAACACCATCATCCAATACAACTACAGTCATGACAATGATTACGGCAGTCTTTTGATTACATCCAGAGGAGAATCTGCTCGAAATTTTAATGTCGGCACCATCGTGCGATACAACGTCTTCGAAAACGATGGGCATCACATGATCAGAGTATCAGGTACGCCTACAAACTCTCACGTTTACAACAATGTATTCTATGTAGGGGAAGACTTAGACGGCATGGAAGTGCTGTGGCACAAAAACTGGGGCGGCTATTCGGACAGTACTTTCTATAGCAACAACATATTCTATATAGAAGGATCCAACTCTGTTTATGATTTTGAACTAAGTACCAACAATTTCTTCGATCACAATATTTTCTATGGTAACCATGACAGCACAGAGCCTACAGATGCCAATAAGATCACCGCAAATCCTTTGTTTGTCAATCCTGGCACAGGTGGCTTTGGTTTCGGTACCTTGGATGGGTATCAATTACAGTCAGGCTCGCCAGCGATCAATGCAGGGGCAAATATCACGGGAAATGGTGGCTTTGATTTTTGGGGCAATACTTTGTCTGACAGCTATACTGACATAGGTGCTTTTGAATATGACAATCCATCCGCTCGTCTGTTCAAAGTAGCAGTTGACGAAGTAGTCGCTCATGCAAATCAACTAAATATCTACCCCAACCCACTCAGTCATGGGGTATTGACCATTGATCTAAAAGGCTACACCGATGTGAATCAAGTTGAAATAATGATCAGTGATCTAACAGGTCAGATGATGTACAAAACGACTATTCAAAACCAAAGCACCATTGAATTGGATATGCATCATCTACAAAGAAACTCAACCTACATTGTTCATGTAACATCTGGACAAACTGTGAATTACAGCAAGTTACTAGTAAGATAA